Proteins encoded together in one Pseudomonas asiatica window:
- the folE2 gene encoding GTP cyclohydrolase FolE2: MTQLKLPDIAAQTHEYALPLNWVGMCGIAQPVQFEGRTAAATVDAGVSLVDGSSRGIHMSRLYLALESLEHQPLTPLTIHQLLTDFLSSHEGLSSSAYLRLRFEHLLKRPALISPLQGWKSYAVTVDARIENEMFHVELSVSVPYSSTCPCSAALARQLIQQQFQAHFSAEQVDKSAVLQWLGSAEGIVATPHSQRSSAQIQVRLRSNQQVLPITELIDRIEASLGTAVQTAVKRADEQAFALANGQNLMFCEDAARRLHKALRQMEWSTAFKLRVEHAESLHAHDAVATSQWQWDVSCAA, translated from the coding sequence ATGACTCAGCTCAAGCTCCCCGACATAGCCGCACAAACCCATGAATACGCCTTACCTTTGAACTGGGTGGGTATGTGCGGGATCGCCCAACCTGTGCAGTTCGAGGGGCGCACAGCAGCTGCCACGGTCGATGCCGGCGTTAGCCTGGTAGACGGCAGCTCACGCGGTATCCATATGTCACGGCTTTATCTCGCCCTGGAGTCGTTGGAGCACCAGCCCCTGACGCCGCTCACCATCCACCAGCTGCTGACTGACTTCCTCAGCAGCCATGAAGGCCTTTCTTCCTCAGCCTATTTGCGTCTGCGCTTCGAGCATCTGCTAAAAAGGCCTGCATTGATCAGCCCGCTGCAGGGTTGGAAAAGCTATGCCGTCACAGTCGATGCAAGGATCGAAAATGAAATGTTCCACGTGGAACTATCCGTTTCTGTCCCTTACTCCTCGACCTGCCCATGCTCGGCTGCACTTGCACGGCAACTGATTCAGCAGCAGTTCCAGGCGCATTTCAGTGCAGAGCAGGTCGACAAATCTGCAGTGCTGCAGTGGCTTGGCAGCGCCGAAGGCATCGTAGCGACGCCCCATAGCCAACGTAGTAGCGCGCAAATCCAGGTAAGGCTGCGCAGCAATCAGCAGGTTCTGCCAATCACCGAGTTGATCGACCGCATAGAAGCAAGCCTGGGGACAGCGGTGCAGACCGCAGTTAAGCGCGCAGACGAACAAGCCTTTGCCTTGGCCAACGGCCAGAATCTGATGTTCTGCGAAGACGCCGCACGACGCCTGCACAAGGCGCTACGGCAAATGGAATGGAGCACGGCCTTCAAGCTGCGCGTGGAACATGCAGAAAGCCTGCATGCCCACGATGCTGTCGCGACCAGCCAGTGGCAATGGGATGTCAGCTGCGCGGCTTGA
- the zigA gene encoding zinc metallochaperone GTPase ZigA — MSNRLPVTVLSGFLGAGKSTLLNHVLRNRDNLRVAVIVNDMSEINIDASEVQRNVSLNRAEEKLVEMSNGCICCTLREDLLEEVARLAEEGRFDYLLIESTGISEPLPVAETFTFRDEQGRSLSDMARLDTMVTVVDGLNFLRDYQAADSLASRGETLGEEDERSISDLLIEQIEFADVLLLSKIDLISQHEREELMAILRSLNARAQIVPMVMGQVPLDRILDTGLFDFDQAAQAPGWLQELRGEHVPETEEYGIAATTWQARRPFHPQRFFDFIHKPWSNGRLLRSKGFFWLASKYQEAGSWSQAGGMMRHGLAGRWWRFVPREQWPQHVDNTAAILKNWVAESGDCRQELVFIGQNIDFEKLSTALDACLLTDQEMELGHMGWLRLPDPFGSWHEEAAA; from the coding sequence ATGTCCAACCGTCTCCCTGTCACCGTGCTATCCGGCTTCCTTGGCGCCGGCAAGAGCACCTTGCTCAACCATGTGCTGCGTAACCGCGACAACCTGCGAGTCGCGGTCATCGTCAATGACATGAGCGAAATCAACATCGATGCGAGCGAGGTGCAGCGCAACGTAAGCCTCAACCGTGCCGAGGAGAAGTTGGTGGAAATGAGCAATGGCTGCATCTGCTGCACGCTGCGTGAAGACCTGCTCGAGGAAGTGGCGCGGCTGGCTGAAGAAGGGCGTTTCGATTATTTGCTGATCGAGTCCACGGGGATCTCGGAGCCACTGCCTGTGGCCGAGACCTTCACCTTCCGCGACGAACAGGGCCGTAGCCTGTCCGACATGGCGCGCCTGGACACCATGGTCACTGTGGTCGATGGCCTGAACTTCCTGCGTGATTACCAGGCAGCAGACAGCCTGGCCAGCCGTGGCGAAACCCTGGGTGAGGAAGACGAGCGCTCAATCAGTGACTTGCTGATCGAGCAGATCGAGTTCGCCGATGTACTGTTGCTGAGCAAGATCGACCTGATCAGCCAGCACGAGCGCGAAGAGCTCATGGCCATTCTGCGCAGCCTCAATGCTCGGGCGCAGATCGTGCCCATGGTCATGGGCCAGGTACCGCTGGACCGCATCCTCGACACCGGCCTGTTCGACTTCGACCAGGCCGCCCAGGCACCGGGCTGGCTGCAAGAGTTGCGCGGCGAGCATGTGCCGGAAACCGAAGAGTATGGCATTGCCGCCACCACCTGGCAGGCCCGGCGCCCCTTTCATCCACAGCGCTTTTTCGACTTTATCCACAAGCCCTGGAGCAATGGCCGCCTGCTGCGTTCGAAAGGTTTTTTCTGGCTGGCCAGCAAATACCAGGAAGCTGGAAGCTGGTCGCAGGCAGGCGGCATGATGCGCCATGGCTTGGCGGGCCGCTGGTGGCGTTTCGTGCCGCGCGAGCAGTGGCCACAGCATGTGGATAACACTGCCGCGATCTTGAAGAACTGGGTTGCCGAGAGCGGTGACTGCCGCCAGGAACTGGTGTTCATCGGGCAGAATATCGACTTCGAAAAATTATCCACAGCACTCGATGCATGCCTTTTGACCGATCAGGAAATGGAATTGGGGCACATGGGCTGGTTGCGCCTGCCCGATCCGTTCGGTTCATGGCATGAGGAGGCCGCAGCATGA
- a CDS encoding DUF1826 domain-containing protein — protein MNPARKPVDIFQVFGETPQVLTDVLQDGVNLAVWRRRLPPQLEDFAALVVSLGQPLADQRVIDVDERHMPVFTELLREAADLHGYEAFVADVAWLVAAYTCLVGAQRVGLRLRVLTGPMCPRFHVDNVPLRLLTTYAGPGSEWLKEDASPRDNLHTAILPVDNVQYLQAGDVAVLKGEKWQGNEGAGLVHRSPSGQQGRLLLSLDWLA, from the coding sequence ATGAACCCTGCACGCAAGCCTGTGGATATTTTCCAGGTATTTGGCGAGACACCGCAGGTGCTGACCGATGTGCTGCAGGATGGCGTAAACCTGGCGGTATGGCGCCGACGTTTGCCGCCGCAACTGGAGGACTTTGCCGCGCTGGTGGTTAGCCTCGGCCAGCCCTTGGCAGACCAGCGCGTCATCGATGTGGACGAGCGGCACATGCCGGTATTCACCGAACTCTTGCGCGAAGCGGCCGACTTGCACGGCTATGAGGCATTCGTGGCAGATGTGGCCTGGCTGGTGGCGGCCTATACCTGCCTGGTGGGTGCGCAGCGGGTTGGTTTGCGCCTGCGGGTACTGACCGGCCCTATGTGCCCGCGCTTCCATGTGGATAACGTACCGCTGCGTCTGCTCACTACCTACGCAGGTCCAGGTAGCGAGTGGTTGAAAGAGGACGCGAGCCCTCGTGACAACTTACACACAGCAATACTTCCTGTGGATAACGTTCAGTACTTGCAAGCTGGCGATGTGGCGGTGCTCAAAGGTGAAAAGTGGCAGGGCAACGAAGGCGCGGGTCTGGTGCATCGGTCGCCATCGGGGCAGCAGGGGCGCCTGCTGCTCAGCCTTGACTGGCTGGCCTGA
- a CDS encoding CobW family GTP-binding protein — translation MLQNIPTHVIAGPLGAGKTTLIRNLLAQRPANERWAVLINEFGLVGLDAALLSRDEDGIAIGEVAGGCLCCVNGMPFQVGLGRLLRKSRPDRLFIEPSGLGHPLQLLAQLQKAHWTGVLTIQPLLMVVDAQSMVRNEQLPEAQQQAFDAAESVVLNKSEAVDENTKLLINNKFNEKKIFWTVQGWLPLSDLPAVPHGIVDSSLVDNSIVDNLVNPPAALWADPGQPICLAQQGEGGWSIGWRWHPGQQFYPQRLQAFLRAWPWRRAKGVIHSVEGWQSFNGLNGDMPAWQPSDWRRDTRIELIFDQPQSQSALQAGLSECRVN, via the coding sequence ATGCTGCAGAACATTCCCACCCACGTGATTGCCGGCCCGCTGGGGGCCGGCAAGACCACCCTGATCCGTAACCTGCTGGCCCAGCGCCCGGCCAATGAGCGCTGGGCGGTATTGATCAACGAATTCGGCCTGGTAGGCCTGGATGCGGCCTTGCTCAGCCGTGACGAAGACGGCATCGCCATCGGCGAGGTCGCAGGTGGCTGCCTGTGCTGCGTCAATGGCATGCCGTTCCAGGTGGGCCTGGGCCGACTGCTGCGCAAATCCCGCCCTGACCGGCTGTTCATAGAGCCGTCCGGACTGGGTCATCCCTTGCAGTTGCTTGCTCAGTTGCAAAAAGCCCATTGGACTGGAGTGCTGACAATACAGCCATTGCTGATGGTCGTCGACGCGCAGTCGATGGTCCGGAACGAACAGCTTCCGGAGGCTCAACAGCAGGCGTTCGATGCTGCTGAGAGCGTTGTCTTGAACAAATCAGAGGCTGTGGATGAAAACACTAAGTTGTTGATAAATAATAAATTTAATGAAAAGAAAATATTCTGGACCGTCCAAGGTTGGCTGCCCTTGTCGGACCTTCCGGCTGTACCCCATGGCATTGTCGACAGCTCGCTTGTGGATAACAGTATTGTCGACAATCTTGTAAATCCACCGGCAGCGCTATGGGCAGACCCCGGGCAGCCGATCTGTCTTGCACAGCAGGGAGAGGGGGGTTGGAGCATCGGCTGGCGCTGGCACCCTGGCCAGCAGTTTTATCCACAGCGGCTGCAGGCGTTCTTGCGGGCTTGGCCGTGGCGGCGCGCGAAAGGGGTTATCCACAGCGTGGAGGGTTGGCAATCATTCAATGGCCTGAATGGGGACATGCCCGCCTGGCAGCCCAGCGACTGGCGCAGGGATACGCGTATCGAGCTGATTTTCGACCAGCCGCAATCGCAATCCGCGCTGCAGGCCGGGTTGAGCGAATGTCGTGTCAACTGA
- a CDS encoding DUF3301 domain-containing protein, translated as MLTLENLFVLMLVATAGAWLWHNHGLREKALERVKQHCAKLDLELLDDAVALKRIAFVRDANGRKRLARVYAFEFTVTGEQRHPGTVTQFGAHSVQIELAPYPFEIKTPPRTDNVIEMQQWRQEHNRWRN; from the coding sequence ATGTTGACCCTGGAAAACCTCTTCGTCCTGATGCTGGTCGCCACGGCAGGCGCCTGGTTGTGGCACAACCACGGGTTGCGCGAGAAAGCCCTGGAACGGGTCAAACAGCATTGCGCCAAGCTCGACCTCGAACTGCTCGACGACGCGGTCGCACTCAAGCGTATCGCCTTTGTCCGTGACGCCAACGGCCGCAAGCGCCTGGCGCGCGTCTACGCCTTCGAGTTCACCGTCACGGGCGAGCAGCGCCACCCCGGTACCGTGACCCAGTTCGGCGCCCACAGCGTGCAGATTGAACTGGCGCCCTACCCGTTCGAGATCAAGACCCCACCGCGCACCGACAATGTCATCGAGATGCAGCAGTGGCGCCAGGAGCACAACCGCTGGCGCAACTGA
- the pdxY gene encoding pyridoxal kinase PdxY encodes MKRTPHLLAIQSHVVFGHAGNSAAVFPMQRIGVNVWPLNTVQFSNHTQYGQWAGEVLAPAQIPALVEGISNIGELGHCDAVLSGYLGSAEQGRAILAGVERIKAVNPKALYLCDPVMGHPEKGCIVPAEVSEFLLDEAATRADILCPNQLELDSFCGRRAQSLEDCVNMARSLLQRGPQVVLVKHLAYPGRAEDQFEMLLVTAEQSWHLRRPLLAFPRQPVGVGDLTSGLFLARVLLGDSWVQAFEFTAAAVHEVLLETQACSSYELQLVRAQDRIAHPRVRFEAQLLAL; translated from the coding sequence ATGAAACGTACCCCGCACCTGCTCGCCATCCAGTCCCACGTGGTGTTCGGCCACGCCGGCAACAGCGCCGCGGTGTTTCCCATGCAGCGTATCGGGGTCAATGTGTGGCCGCTCAATACCGTGCAGTTCTCCAATCACACACAGTATGGCCAGTGGGCAGGTGAAGTGCTTGCCCCTGCGCAAATTCCTGCGTTGGTGGAAGGCATTTCCAACATCGGCGAGCTGGGCCATTGCGACGCGGTGCTGTCCGGTTACCTGGGCAGTGCCGAACAAGGTCGGGCGATTCTGGCCGGCGTCGAGCGGATCAAGGCAGTCAACCCAAAGGCTTTGTACCTTTGCGACCCGGTCATGGGGCACCCTGAGAAGGGCTGTATCGTGCCAGCGGAAGTGAGCGAGTTCCTGCTCGATGAGGCGGCTACCAGGGCCGACATCCTGTGCCCCAACCAGCTGGAGCTGGACAGCTTCTGTGGCCGCCGAGCGCAGTCGCTGGAGGACTGCGTGAACATGGCGCGCAGCCTGTTGCAGCGCGGGCCGCAGGTGGTGCTGGTCAAGCACCTTGCTTACCCCGGGCGCGCCGAGGACCAGTTCGAGATGCTGCTGGTGACCGCCGAGCAAAGCTGGCACCTGCGCCGCCCGCTGCTGGCGTTCCCGCGGCAGCCGGTAGGGGTGGGTGACCTGACCTCAGGCCTGTTCCTGGCCCGCGTCCTACTCGGAGACAGCTGGGTGCAGGCGTTCGAATTCACCGCTGCGGCCGTACACGAAGTGCTGCTCGAAACCCAGGCCTGCTCCAGCTATGAACTGCAACTGGTGCGGGCCCAGGACCGCATTGCGCACCCAAGGGTACGCTTCGAGGCACAGCTGCTGGCGCTTTAA
- a CDS encoding acyl-CoA thioesterase, with translation MEPGNAQLSMTVLMTPDMANFSGNVHGGTLLKYLDEVAYACASRYAGSYVVTLSVDQVIFREPVHVGELVTFLASVNYTGNTSMEVGIKVVTENIRERSVRHSNSCFFTMVAVDDNRRPVQVPPRQPQSSEEKRRFLQGQQRRQIRQELEKRYQDLKTDAI, from the coding sequence ATGGAACCTGGAAACGCCCAGCTGAGCATGACCGTCCTGATGACCCCGGACATGGCCAACTTTTCTGGCAACGTACATGGCGGCACCCTGCTCAAGTACCTCGACGAAGTGGCCTATGCGTGCGCCAGCCGCTATGCCGGCAGCTATGTAGTCACCCTGTCGGTCGACCAGGTGATCTTCCGTGAGCCGGTGCACGTGGGTGAACTTGTGACCTTCCTGGCGTCGGTCAACTACACCGGCAACACCTCGATGGAGGTGGGCATCAAGGTGGTGACCGAGAACATCCGCGAGCGCTCGGTGCGCCATTCCAACAGCTGCTTCTTCACCATGGTCGCGGTCGACGACAACCGTCGCCCGGTGCAGGTGCCGCCGCGCCAGCCGCAAAGCAGTGAAGAAAAGCGCCGTTTCCTGCAGGGCCAGCAGCGCCGACAGATCCGCCAGGAGCTGGAAAAGCGCTACCAGGACCTGAAAACCGACGCGATTTAA
- a CDS encoding cation:proton antiporter, with protein sequence MHAISFIQDLAVIMLVAGVVTILFHRLKQPVVLGYIVAGFIIGPHTPPFGLIHDEDTIKTLAELGVIFLMFCLGLEFSLRKLFKVGATAFIAAFLEIVLMIWIGFEIGRWFGWNTMDSLFLGAILAISSTTIIVKALNDLKMKNERFAQLIFGVLIVEDILGIGIIALLSGIAVSGTVSSGEVFSTVGKLSLFMIVALVIGILLVPRLLAYVARFESNEMLLITVLGLCFGFCLLVVKLEYSMVLGAFLIGAIMAESRQLLKIESLIEPVRDLFSAIFFVAIGLMIDPQVLIDYAWPIVVITLAVVLGKMLSCGMGAFIAGNDGRTSLRVGMGLSQIGEFSFIIAALGMTLQVTSDFLYPVAVAVSAITTLLTPYLIRAADPLSLKLGKVVPSRLARVLSLYGEWLRSIQPQGEGAMLAAMIRRILLQVGVNLALVIAIFFSGGYFAGRIGNWLSEWVSDTSQQKALIWGVALLLSLPFLIAAYRKLKALSMLLAEMGVKPETAGRHTQRVRRVIAEVIPLLSLLVIFLLLSALSASILPTSELLLVIAVVAAVVVALLWRWFIRVHTRMQIALLETLENSRENTH encoded by the coding sequence ATGCATGCCATCAGCTTCATCCAGGACCTGGCAGTCATCATGCTGGTTGCTGGCGTGGTCACCATTCTCTTTCACCGCCTCAAGCAGCCCGTGGTGTTGGGCTACATCGTCGCCGGCTTCATCATCGGCCCGCACACCCCACCGTTCGGCCTGATCCACGATGAAGACACCATCAAGACCCTCGCCGAGCTGGGGGTGATCTTCCTGATGTTCTGCCTGGGGCTCGAATTCAGCCTGCGCAAGCTGTTCAAGGTAGGCGCCACGGCGTTCATCGCGGCGTTCCTGGAAATTGTGCTGATGATCTGGATCGGCTTCGAGATCGGCCGCTGGTTCGGCTGGAACACCATGGATTCGCTGTTCCTCGGCGCCATCCTGGCGATTTCCTCGACCACCATCATCGTCAAGGCGCTCAACGACCTGAAGATGAAGAACGAGCGTTTCGCCCAGCTGATATTCGGCGTGCTGATCGTCGAGGACATCCTCGGTATCGGCATCATCGCCCTGCTATCGGGCATCGCCGTCAGCGGCACGGTCAGCTCGGGCGAGGTGTTCTCCACTGTCGGCAAGCTGTCGCTGTTCATGATCGTTGCGCTGGTCATCGGCATCCTGCTGGTGCCGCGCCTGCTGGCCTACGTGGCCAGGTTCGAAAGCAACGAGATGCTGCTGATAACCGTATTGGGCCTGTGCTTCGGCTTCTGCCTGCTGGTGGTGAAGCTCGAGTACAGCATGGTGCTTGGCGCCTTCCTGATTGGCGCGATCATGGCCGAGTCGCGCCAGTTGCTGAAGATCGAGAGCCTGATCGAACCGGTACGCGACCTGTTCAGCGCCATCTTCTTCGTCGCCATCGGGCTGATGATCGACCCCCAGGTGTTGATCGACTACGCCTGGCCGATCGTGGTCATTACCCTAGCGGTGGTGTTGGGCAAGATGTTGTCGTGTGGCATGGGCGCGTTCATTGCAGGCAATGACGGGCGCACATCGCTGCGGGTGGGCATGGGGCTTTCGCAGATTGGCGAGTTTTCTTTCATCATCGCCGCGCTGGGCATGACTCTGCAGGTGACCAGCGACTTCCTCTACCCGGTGGCTGTGGCGGTATCGGCAATCACCACGCTGCTGACACCCTACCTGATCCGTGCCGCCGACCCGCTGTCGCTCAAGCTGGGCAAGGTGGTGCCCAGCCGCCTGGCGCGGGTGTTGTCGTTGTATGGCGAATGGTTGCGCAGCATCCAGCCGCAGGGCGAGGGCGCCATGCTCGCGGCGATGATCCGGCGCATCCTGTTGCAGGTTGGGGTGAACCTGGCGCTGGTGATCGCCATCTTCTTCAGTGGTGGCTATTTCGCCGGGCGGATCGGCAACTGGCTCAGCGAGTGGGTCAGCGATACCAGCCAACAGAAAGCGCTGATCTGGGGGGTAGCGTTATTGCTGTCGTTACCATTCCTGATTGCGGCCTATCGCAAGCTCAAGGCGCTGTCGATGCTACTGGCAGAGATGGGCGTCAAACCGGAAACGGCCGGACGGCATACTCAGCGCGTGCGACGAGTTATTGCCGAGGTGATTCCGTTGTTGTCGCTGCTGGTGATTTTCCTGCTGCTGTCGGCGCTGTCGGCGAGCATTCTACCGACCAGCGAGCTGCTGCTGGTGATCGCCGTGGTGGCTGCAGTGGTGGTGGCCTTGCTGTGGCGCTGGTTTATCCGCGTGCATACGCGCATGCAGATTGCCTTGCTGGAGACGCTGGAGAACAGCCGCGAGAATACGCACTGA
- a CDS encoding SMI1/KNR4 family protein encodes MEEVIEQLREANEPVPVPLELPDEDLLVEIEEELFINIPFVFKEFLLTVSDVVYGSLEPVTVTDPQSHTYLPDVAANAWDAGVPRDLIPLCQDGDNYYCVEEDGTVVLWDAEEEIVGEDSWESVWHWARDVWLES; translated from the coding sequence GTGGAAGAAGTGATCGAACAACTCCGTGAAGCCAACGAGCCAGTGCCGGTGCCCCTTGAGCTTCCCGACGAGGACCTGCTGGTCGAAATCGAAGAAGAGCTGTTCATTAACATTCCTTTCGTGTTCAAGGAGTTCCTGCTGACCGTCAGTGACGTGGTGTATGGCTCACTGGAGCCGGTGACCGTTACCGACCCACAGTCACATACCTACCTGCCCGACGTCGCCGCCAACGCCTGGGATGCCGGCGTGCCACGTGACCTGATTCCACTGTGCCAGGACGGCGACAACTACTACTGCGTCGAAGAGGATGGCACCGTGGTGCTGTGGGATGCCGAAGAGGAAATCGTCGGTGAAGACAGCTGGGAATCGGTGTGGCACTGGGCGCGGGATGTCTGGCTGGAGAGCTGA
- a CDS encoding Tim44 domain-containing protein: protein MQRFLSIALALCVGLTLSLDANAKRFGGGKSSGSAPIHQTRQATPTTPAAAPTAPGRAAPAASGASRWLGPLAGLAAGGLLASMFMGDGFEGFQIMDFLIVALIAFLVFRFIAARRRQQQPQMAMPGHAPMQRETHAQPAQPSIFGGSAAPAAAAAPVINAPAWFNEQNFLAAARNHFQALQQHWDANEMDKIAEFVTPQMLEFLKRERAELGDGFQSTYIDNLEVQLDGVDDRADRTDATLTFRGVSKNSRFDQGEVFSESWHMVRAQGENQPWLVAGIRQNG from the coding sequence ATGCAACGTTTTCTTAGCATCGCTCTGGCGCTCTGCGTCGGCCTGACGCTGAGCCTGGACGCCAACGCCAAGCGTTTTGGCGGCGGCAAGAGCTCGGGCTCCGCGCCTATTCACCAGACCCGCCAGGCCACGCCAACCACGCCTGCCGCCGCGCCGACCGCACCTGGCCGTGCCGCTCCGGCCGCCAGCGGTGCTTCGCGCTGGTTAGGCCCTCTGGCCGGCCTCGCCGCCGGTGGCCTGCTGGCTTCCATGTTCATGGGCGACGGTTTCGAAGGCTTCCAGATCATGGACTTCCTGATCGTGGCGCTCATCGCCTTCCTGGTGTTCCGCTTCATCGCCGCGCGCCGTCGCCAGCAGCAGCCGCAAATGGCCATGCCGGGCCATGCGCCGATGCAGCGTGAAACTCACGCGCAGCCGGCCCAGCCGTCGATCTTCGGTGGTTCGGCCGCACCTGCTGCCGCAGCCGCCCCGGTGATCAACGCCCCGGCCTGGTTCAATGAGCAGAACTTCCTGGCTGCTGCCCGTAACCACTTCCAGGCGCTGCAGCAGCACTGGGACGCCAACGAGATGGACAAGATCGCCGAGTTCGTCACCCCGCAGATGCTCGAGTTCCTCAAGCGCGAGCGCGCCGAACTGGGTGATGGCTTCCAGTCCACCTACATCGACAACCTCGAGGTACAGCTGGACGGTGTTGACGACCGCGCCGACCGTACCGACGCCACCCTGACCTTCCGTGGCGTGTCGAAGAACTCGCGCTTCGACCAGGGCGAAGTGTTCAGCGAAAGCTGGCACATGGTTCGCGCCCAGGGCGAAAACCAGCCTTGGCTGGTGGCCGGTATCCGTCAAAACGGCTAA
- the uvrD gene encoding DNA helicase II, with translation MRTDDLSLLLNSLNDAQRQAVAATLGRQLVLAGAGSGKTRVLVHRIAWLIQVEQASPHSILSVTFTNKAAAEMRQRIEQLLGINPAGMWVGTFHGLAHRLLRAHWQEARLVQNFQILDSDDQQRLIKRVMRELGLDEQKWPARQAQWFINGQKDEGLRPQHIQAGGDLFLSTMRDVYTAYEQACERAGVIDFSELLLRALDLWRDHPGLLEHYQRRFRHVLVDEFQDTNAVQYAWLRLLARGGDSLMAVGDDDQSIYGWRGAKIENIHQYTADFPDAEMIRLEQNYRSTGGILKAANALIANNSGRLGKELWTDMGEGEPLTLYAAYNEHDEARYVVETIESLVKKGNARNEIAILYRSNAQSRVLEEALLRERIPYRIYGGQRFFERAEIKNAMAYLRLIEGRGNDAALERVINVPPRGIGEKTVEAIREHARHSQLSMWEAMCQLLAAKALKGRAASALGAFIELIEGLAAKVVDMPLHTMTQTTIEQSGLIIYHQEEKGEKGQARVENLEELVSAARNFESTDEDADLSPLSAFLGHASLEAGDTQADEHEDSVQLMTLHSAKGLEFPYVFLVGMEEGLFPHKMSLEEPGRLEEERRLAYVGITRAMRQLVMTYAETRRLYGSETYNKVSRFVREIPAGLVQEVRLSNSVSRPFGGAKTATNSNLFANASIPQTAFNLGQRVQHAVFGEGVILNFEGSGAQARVQVNFAEGSKWLMLGYAKLEAI, from the coding sequence ATGCGCACAGACGACCTCTCCCTCCTGCTGAACTCCCTCAACGATGCCCAACGCCAGGCCGTAGCGGCCACGCTCGGGCGTCAACTGGTGCTTGCTGGCGCCGGTTCCGGTAAAACCCGCGTGCTGGTGCACCGCATTGCCTGGCTGATCCAGGTGGAGCAGGCATCGCCGCACTCGATCCTGTCGGTGACCTTCACCAACAAGGCCGCGGCAGAAATGCGCCAGCGTATCGAGCAACTGCTGGGTATCAACCCGGCGGGCATGTGGGTCGGCACCTTCCACGGCCTGGCCCATCGCCTACTGCGGGCCCATTGGCAGGAAGCGAGGCTGGTGCAGAACTTCCAGATCCTCGACAGCGACGACCAGCAGCGCCTGATCAAGCGGGTGATGCGCGAGTTGGGCCTGGACGAGCAGAAATGGCCGGCACGCCAGGCCCAGTGGTTCATCAACGGGCAAAAGGACGAAGGCCTGCGTCCACAGCATATCCAGGCCGGGGGCGACCTGTTCCTGTCGACCATGCGCGACGTCTATACCGCCTATGAGCAGGCCTGCGAGCGCGCCGGGGTCATCGACTTCTCCGAACTGCTGCTGCGCGCCCTGGACTTGTGGCGCGACCACCCGGGCCTGCTGGAGCACTACCAGCGGCGCTTCCGCCACGTGCTGGTGGACGAGTTCCAGGATACCAACGCCGTGCAGTACGCCTGGCTGCGCCTGCTGGCGCGCGGCGGTGACAGCCTGATGGCGGTGGGCGATGACGACCAGTCGATCTACGGCTGGCGCGGTGCCAAGATCGAGAACATTCACCAGTACACTGCCGACTTCCCCGACGCCGAGATGATCCGCCTGGAGCAGAACTACCGCTCCACCGGTGGCATCCTCAAGGCGGCGAACGCACTGATCGCCAACAACAGCGGGCGCCTGGGCAAAGAGCTGTGGACCGACATGGGTGAAGGCGAACCGCTGACCCTGTATGCGGCCTACAACGAGCACGACGAAGCGCGCTACGTGGTGGAAACCATCGAGAGCCTGGTCAAGAAGGGCAATGCGCGCAACGAGATCGCCATACTGTACCGTTCCAACGCCCAGTCGCGGGTGCTGGAAGAAGCCCTGCTGCGCGAACGCATCCCCTACCGCATCTACGGTGGCCAGCGCTTCTTCGAGCGCGCCGAAATCAAGAACGCCATGGCTTACCTGCGGCTGATAGAAGGCCGCGGTAACGATGCTGCCCTGGAACGGGTGATCAACGTGCCGCCACGTGGCATTGGCGAAAAAACTGTCGAAGCCATACGCGAGCACGCCCGCCACAGCCAGCTGTCGATGTGGGAAGCAATGTGCCAGCTGCTTGCCGCCAAAGCCCTGAAAGGCCGCGCTGCCAGTGCCCTGGGTGCATTTATCGAGCTGATCGAAGGGTTAGCTGCCAAGGTCGTGGACATGCCGCTGCATACCATGACCCAAACCACCATCGAGCAGTCCGGGCTGATCATCTACCATCAGGAAGAAAAGGGTGAGAAGGGCCAGGCACGGGTAGAAAACCTTGAGGAACTGGTCAGCGCAGCGCGCAACTTCGAGTCTACCGACGAAGACGCCGACCTCTCGCCTCTCTCGGCATTCCTTGGCCACGCCTCGCTCGAAGCAGGCGATACACAGGCCGACGAGCATGAAGACAGCGTCCAGCTGATGACCTTGCACAGTGCCAAGGGCCTGGAGTTTCCGTATGTGTTCCTGGTGGGCATGGAAGAAGGCCTGTTCCCGCATAAGATGAGCCTGGAAGAGCCTGGCCGCCTGGAAGAGGAACGCCGCCTGGCTTATGTGGGTATCACCCGCGCCATGCGCCAGCTGGTCATGACCTACGCCGAAACGCGTCGCCTGTATGGCAGCGAGACTTACAACAAGGTGTCACGTTTCGTACGCGAAATTCCGGCAGGCTTGGTTCAGGAAGTGCGCCTGTCCAACAGCGTCAGCCGACCGTTCGGCGGGGCCAAGACGGCCACGAACAGCAACCTGTTCGCCAATGCCAGCATTCCGCAGACCGCGTTCAACCTTGGCCAACGTGTGCAGCACGCGGTGTTTGGCGAGGGTGTGATCCTCAACTTCGAGGGCTCCGGCGCCCAGGCGCGTGTGCAGGTGAATTTTGCCGAAGGGAGCAAGTGGCTGATGCTGGGGTATGCCAAGCTCGAGGCCATCTGA